The Chelonoidis abingdonii isolate Lonesome George chromosome 9, CheloAbing_2.0, whole genome shotgun sequence genome has a segment encoding these proteins:
- the SLC24A5 gene encoding sodium/potassium/calcium exchanger 5 codes for MKGGWRKRASGGRAASVLLLLGALAAFQLPRKGAAQRLRRDTENKTQCIPPPSAEFPDAFFTQQEREDGGIIIYLIIILYMFMAVSIVCDDYFLPSLEIISESLGLSQDVAGATFMAAGSSAPELVTAFLGVFVTKGDIGVSTILGSAIYNLLGICAACGLLSSVVSRLSCWPLFRDCFAYAISAAAVLAMIFDNRIYWYEGASLLLLYGLYILVLCFDIKINQYIMKKFSPCCTCFAKAMEENTEQQPLIGWKEECEPLICRQSRTDSGIFYDDSDYSQLSISLHGLDEISEDPPSVFTIPEADLKRILWVLSLPIITLLYLTTPDCRRQFWKNWFMVTFFLSAVWISAFTYVLVWMVTTVGDTLAIPETVMGLTLLAAGTSIPDTVASVLVARKGKGDMAMSNIVGSNVFDMLCLGLPWFIKTAFIDTSAPVEVNSSGLTYTAVSLICSIIFIFLAVHLNGWKLDKKLGAICLVMYLAFVIVSILYELGIIGNNPVKVCGG; via the exons ATGAAGGGAGGCTGGAGGAAGCGGGCAAGCGGCGGCCGGGCAGCTTcagtcctgctgctcctgggggctCTGGCCGCCTTTCAGCTGCCTCGCAAGGGCGCTGCCCAGCGACTCCGCAGGGACACAG aaaataaaacacaatgcATCCCTCCTCCCTCAGCGGAATTTCCTGACGCATTTTTTACACAACAGGAGAGAGAAGATGGGGGGATCATTATCTATTTGATAATTATCCTTTACATGTTTATGGCTGTATCCATTGTGTGTGATGATTACTTCCTTCCTTCTCTAGAGATCATTAGTGAAT CCCTTGGCCTCTCTCAGGATGTTGCTGGAGCAACTTTTATGGCAGCTGGTAGCTCTGCTCCTGAATTGGTCACAGCTTTTCTAG GGGTATTTGTGACAAAGGGAGACATTGGAGTTAGCACCATACTTGGATCTGCAATCTATAACCTTCTTGGTATCTGTGCAGCTTGTGGGTTGTTATCTAGTGTG GTTTCGAGGCTGTCTTGTTGGCCACTGTTTAGAGACTGTTTCGCATATGCAATTAGTGCAGCAGCAGTCCTTGCAATGATATTTGACAACAGAATTTACTG GTATGAAGGTGCTTCCCTGCTACTGCTTTATGGGTTATATATTCTGGTGCTGTGTTTTGATATTAAAATCAATCAATATATTATGAAGAAGTTTAGTCCCTGCTGTACTTGTTTTGCAAAAGCTATGGAAGAAAACACTGAACAGCAGCCATTAATTGGCTGGAAAGAAGAATGTGAACCACTAATTTGTCGACAATCAAGAACCGATAGTGGAATTTTTTATGATGACTCAGACTACTCCCAGCTTTCTATAAGTTTACATGGGCTTGATGAAATTTCTGAAG ATCCTCCAAGTGTTTTCACCATCCCTGAAGCAGATTTAAAAAGAATTCTCTGGGTGTTATCTCTTCCTATTATTACACTACTCTATTTGACCACACCAGACTGCAGAAGACAGTTTTGGAAAAACTGGTTCATGGTGACGTTTTTCTTGTCAGCTGTGTGGATTTCTGCATTTACATATGTTCTTGTATGGATGGTAACAACAGTGG GTGACACGCTGGCAATTCCAGAGACAGTAATGGGTCTTACATTACTAGCAGCAGGGACAAGCATACCTGATACAGTTGCAAGTGTACTGGTGGCTAGGAAAG gaaaagGAGATATGGCTATGTCTAACATTGTAGGATCCAATGTATTCGATATGCTGTGTTTGGGATTACCTTGGTTTATAAAAACTGCCTTCATAGATACATCAGCACCCGTGGAAGTGAATAGCAGTGGTTTGACTTACACAGCGGTTTCccttatttgttccattatttttatttttctggcagTTCACCTGAATGGTTGGAAGTTAGATAAAAAACTGGGAGCAATCTGTCTAGTAATGTACTTAGCATTTGTTATAGTGTCAATTTTATATGAACTTGGGAtcatagggaacaatcctgtaaAGGTCTGTGGTGGCTAG